From a single Nicotiana tabacum cultivar K326 chromosome 8, ASM71507v2, whole genome shotgun sequence genomic region:
- the LOC107821676 gene encoding photosystem I reaction center subunit VI-1, chloroplastic — MASLATLTVVQPTTTIKGLAGSSIAGTKLHVKSSRLNLKPSKSRAGAVVAKYGDKSVYFDLEDLGNTTGQWDLYGSDAPSPYNSLQSKFFETFAAPFTKRGLLLKFLILGGGSTLAYFSSTASGDILPIKKGPQLPPKLGPRGKI; from the exons ATGGCGTCTTTGGCAACTCTTACTGTAGTTCAGCCCACCACCACAATCAAGGGCCTAGCTGGTAGCTCCATTGCTGGAACAAAGCTTCATGTTAAATCATCTCGCCTCAATTTGAAGCCCTCTAAATCCAG GGCTGGTGCTGTGGTTGCAAAATATGGTGACAAGAGTGTATATTTTGACTTGGAGGATTTGGGCAACACCACTGGTCAGTGGGACTTGTATGGATCAGATGCACCTTCACCCTACAACTCCCTTCAG AGCAAGTTCTTTGAGACATTTGCTGCTCCTTTCACAAAGAGAGGTCTGTTGCTCAAGTTCTTGATTTTGGGAGGTGGCTCAACTCTCGCTTACTTCAGTTCAACTGCATCAGGGGATATCCTACCAATCAAGAAAGGGCCTCAACTTCCACCAAAGCTCGGGCCACGTGGCAAGATCTAA
- the LOC107821675 gene encoding rop guanine nucleotide exchange factor 12 — MILETKNNSMAGCRALKRNETFKSRMANDSGVESSPRAQQNQPSDMELMKEKFAKLLLGEDMSGGGKGVSSALALSNSITNLAASVFGELKRLEPMPAETKAKWRKEIGWLLSVTDHIVEFVPCNQKSKDGTNMEVMVTKQRSDLQMNIPALRKLDAMLIDCLDSFKDQNEFSYVSKDDQSEDGKNSRNDDKWWIPTPKVPPNGLSDPMRKWLQFQKDSVNQVHKAAMAINAQVLSEMEIPESYIESLPKKGRASLGDSIYKSITDEYFDPDYFFTTMDLSSEHKIVDLKNRIEASVVIWRRKMNAKDGKSAWGSAVSFEKREIFEERAELVLLILKQRFPGIPQSTLDISKIQYNRDLGQAVLESYSRIIESRAFTIMSRIEDVLQSDATVQNPSNGEVKRSLPDTEEVGKTLLDFIGWTVDQEDNNTKKDLKEDSTKDVDPKFLCKPPNIVTNKRFSYLENLGMCRSPTARH, encoded by the exons ATGATTCTTGAGACGAAAAACAATTCAATGGCTGGGTGCAGGGCGCTTAAACGTAATGAGACTTTCAAGTCTCGTATGGCTAATGATTCAGGTGTCGAGTCTAGCCCTCGTGCCCAACAGAACCAGCCTTCAG ATATGGAGCTAATGAAGGAAAAGTTTGCAAAGTTGCTCCTTGGCGAGGATATGTCTGGTGGAGGAAAGGGTGTCTCTTCTGCGCTGGCTTTGTCAAATTCAATCACAAACCTAGCAG CTTCCGTTTTTGGAGAACTGAAGAGATTAGAGCCAATGCCCGCCGAGACAAAAGCCAAATGGAGAAAAGAAATTGGTTGGCTTTTATCAGTCACAGATCACATTGTTGAATTTGTTCCTTGtaatcaaaaatcaaaagatgGAACAAACATGGAG GTTATGGTAACAAAGCAGCGATCCGATCTTCAAATGAACATACCAGCACTACGCAAGCTAGATGCAATGCTTATT GATTGCTTAGATAGCTTTAAGGATCAAAATGAGTTCTCCTATGTATCAAAAGATGATCAATCAGAGGATGGAAAAAACAGCAGGAATGATGACAAATGGTGGATACCGACTCCTAAGGTTCCTCCTAACGGCTTATCTGATCCTATGAGGAAATGGCTGCAATTTCAGAAGGATTCAGTAAATCAAGTTCATAAAGCAGCCATGGCTATAAATGCACAAGTCCTGTCAGAAATGGAGATCCCAGAAAGTTATATAGAATCCCTACCTAAG AAAGGGAGAGCAAGCCTAGGAGATTCAATATACAAAAGCATCACTGACGAGTACTTTGATCCGGATTACTTCTTCACAACTATGGACTTGTCTTCGGAGCATAAAATTGTAGATCTCAAGAACAGGATTGAGGCTTCTGTAgttatttggagaagaaagatgaATGCTAAAGATGGGAAATCAGCCTGGGGTTCAGCTGTTAGCTTTGAGAAGAGAGAAATATTCGAAGAAAGAGCTGAGCTTGTCCTGCTGATTCTTAAGCAGCGTTTCCCTGGAATTCCTCAGTCAACATTAGACATTAGTAAAATCCAATACAACAGA GATCTGGGGCAAGCTGTTTTAGAAAGTTATTCAAGAATAATAGAAAGCAGGGCATTCACCATCATGTCGCGAATTGAAGACGTTCTACAATCAGATGCTACGGTCCAAAATCCTTCCAATGGAGAAGTAAAGAGATCACTACCAGATACAGAAGAAGTAGGGAAAACACTATTGGACTTCATTGGTTGGACAGTGGACCAAGAAGATAACAACACAAAGAAAGATTTGAAGGAGGACTCAACTAAAGATGTTGATCCGAAGTTTCTATGCAAACCTCCTAACATAGTCACCAACAAGAGATTTTCTTACCTAGAGAACTTAGGTATGTGTAGAAGTCCAACAGCCCGCCACTAA
- the LOC107821677 gene encoding sulfite exporter TauE/SafE family protein 3 isoform X2 produces the protein MAQTESKLKALTTFVVAVIVFVVLSSNVFASAEQISDRITLSNNGTTHDFESGYVFNLFNILRLKAEMHYHHVWPELQVGWRVIVGSIIGFFAAALGSAGGVGGGGIFVPMLTLIIGFDPKTSTAISKCMITGAAGATVYYNLKLRHPTMDMSIIDYNLALLFQPMLLLGISIGVVLNVLFAEWMLTVLLIILFIVASTKAFSKGVETWKRETIIKEVFNELKSGADGEEVIYKLLPEGPDNRSRVEKKVYKASEMPIIDNVYWKDITTLIAVWVVILVLHISKNYSSTCSVAYWILNLLQVPVAVGAAVYQAVCLYNGSRVIMSSRDAVIIWKVHQLILCCCCGILAGIVGGLLGLGGGFILGPLLLEQGIPPQVSSATATFVMTFSSSMSVIQYYLLRRFPIPYALYFVAVTTIAAFVGQNVVRKIISIVGRASVIIFVLAFTIFVSALSLGGVGILDTIKKVEEGQHIGFDNICAYNS, from the exons ATGGCACAAACTGAATCAAAGTTGAAGGCTTTAACAACATTTGTGGTTGCTGTGATTGTTTTTGTCGTTCTATCTTCCAATGTTTTTGCGTCTGCAGAGCAGATTTCAGATAGAATCACTCTGAGTAATAATGGAACAACTCATGACTTTGAATCAGGTTATGTATTCAACCTATTCAATATTCTGAGGCTAAAGGCTGAAATGCATTACCATCATGTTTGGCCA GAACTGCAAGTTGGGTGGAGAGTAATTGTTGGTTCAATAATTGGATTCTTCGCTGCTGCTTTAGGGAGTGCAGGAGGAGTAGGGGGAGGTGGTATCTTTGTTCCCATGCTTACTTTAATTATCGGATTTGATCCAAAGACATCAACTGCAATATCGAAAT GTATGATCACTGGTGCAGCGGGTGCAACTGTCTACTACAACTTAAAGCTGCGGCATCCAACAATGGACATGTCTATTATTGATTACAATCTAGCTCTTCTTTTCCAACCAATGTTGTTGCTAGGTATCAGTATCGGAGTTGTTCTAAACGTACTTTTTGCAGAGTGGATGCTTACAGTCTTATTGATCATCCTTTTCATAG TGGCATCAACTAAGGCATTTTCCAAAGGTGTTGAGACGTGGAAAAGAGAAACGATAATAAAGGAGGTT TTTAATGAACTGAAATCAGGTGCTGATGGTGAGGAAGTAATATACAAACTTCTACCTGAGGGTCCAGATAATCGATCTAGAGTTGAAAAAAAAGTTTATAAGGCATCAGAG ATGCCAATTATTGACAATGTATACTGGAAGGATATCACCACACTTATTGCTGTCTGGGTCGTTATCCTTGTTCTGCATATATCCAAG AATTATTCATCAACTTGTTCCGTGGCATATTGGATCTTAAACCTCTTACAG GTTCCTGTTGCTGTAGGAGCTGCTGTATATCAAGCAGTTTGCTTGTACAATGGATCAAGGGTTATCATGTCAAGCAGAGATGCCGTAATAATCTGGAAAGTGCATCAGTTGATTCTTTGCTGTTGCTGTGGCATTTTGGCTGGTATAGTTGGTGGATTGCTTGGTCTTGGTGGAGGATTCATTTTGGGACCATTGCTTCTAGAGCAAGGCATTCCTCCCCAG GTATCAAGTGCCACTGCAACCTTTGTTATGACATTTTCCTCCTCCATGTCCGTCATACAATATTACCTACTAAGACGCTTTCCAATACCATATG CCCTATATTTTGTTGCTGTAACCACTATTGCGGCCTTTGTAGGACAGAATGTTGTAAGGAAAATAATTAGCATTGTGGGCAGAGCATCTGTCATTATCTTTGTATTGGCCTTCACAATCTTTGTGAGCGCCCTCTCATTAG GTGGTGTTGGCATATTAGACACGATTAAAAAAGTCGAGGAAGGGCAGCATATAGGATTCGACAACATCTGTGCATACAATTCTTAA
- the LOC107821677 gene encoding sulfite exporter TauE/SafE family protein 3 isoform X1, whose protein sequence is MAQTESKLKALTTFVVAVIVFVVLSSNVFASAEQISDRITLSNNGTTHDFESGYVFNLFNILRLKAEMHYHHVWPELQVGWRVIVGSIIGFFAAALGSAGGVGGGGIFVPMLTLIIGFDPKTSTAISKCMITGAAGATVYYNLKLRHPTMDMSIIDYNLALLFQPMLLLGISIGVVLNVLFAEWMLTVLLIILFIVASTKAFSKGVETWKRETIIKEEVAGRLASGGADGEEVIYKLLPEGPDNRSRVEKKVYKASEMPIIDNVYWKDITTLIAVWVVILVLHISKNYSSTCSVAYWILNLLQVPVAVGAAVYQAVCLYNGSRVIMSSRDAVIIWKVHQLILCCCCGILAGIVGGLLGLGGGFILGPLLLEQGIPPQVSSATATFVMTFSSSMSVIQYYLLRRFPIPYALYFVAVTTIAAFVGQNVVRKIISIVGRASVIIFVLAFTIFVSALSLGGVGILDTIKKVEEGQHIGFDNICAYNS, encoded by the exons ATGGCACAAACTGAATCAAAGTTGAAGGCTTTAACAACATTTGTGGTTGCTGTGATTGTTTTTGTCGTTCTATCTTCCAATGTTTTTGCGTCTGCAGAGCAGATTTCAGATAGAATCACTCTGAGTAATAATGGAACAACTCATGACTTTGAATCAGGTTATGTATTCAACCTATTCAATATTCTGAGGCTAAAGGCTGAAATGCATTACCATCATGTTTGGCCA GAACTGCAAGTTGGGTGGAGAGTAATTGTTGGTTCAATAATTGGATTCTTCGCTGCTGCTTTAGGGAGTGCAGGAGGAGTAGGGGGAGGTGGTATCTTTGTTCCCATGCTTACTTTAATTATCGGATTTGATCCAAAGACATCAACTGCAATATCGAAAT GTATGATCACTGGTGCAGCGGGTGCAACTGTCTACTACAACTTAAAGCTGCGGCATCCAACAATGGACATGTCTATTATTGATTACAATCTAGCTCTTCTTTTCCAACCAATGTTGTTGCTAGGTATCAGTATCGGAGTTGTTCTAAACGTACTTTTTGCAGAGTGGATGCTTACAGTCTTATTGATCATCCTTTTCATAG TGGCATCAACTAAGGCATTTTCCAAAGGTGTTGAGACGTGGAAAAGAGAAACGATAATAAAGGAG GAAGTTGCTGGACGCTTGGCATCTGGTG GTGCTGATGGTGAGGAAGTAATATACAAACTTCTACCTGAGGGTCCAGATAATCGATCTAGAGTTGAAAAAAAAGTTTATAAGGCATCAGAG ATGCCAATTATTGACAATGTATACTGGAAGGATATCACCACACTTATTGCTGTCTGGGTCGTTATCCTTGTTCTGCATATATCCAAG AATTATTCATCAACTTGTTCCGTGGCATATTGGATCTTAAACCTCTTACAG GTTCCTGTTGCTGTAGGAGCTGCTGTATATCAAGCAGTTTGCTTGTACAATGGATCAAGGGTTATCATGTCAAGCAGAGATGCCGTAATAATCTGGAAAGTGCATCAGTTGATTCTTTGCTGTTGCTGTGGCATTTTGGCTGGTATAGTTGGTGGATTGCTTGGTCTTGGTGGAGGATTCATTTTGGGACCATTGCTTCTAGAGCAAGGCATTCCTCCCCAG GTATCAAGTGCCACTGCAACCTTTGTTATGACATTTTCCTCCTCCATGTCCGTCATACAATATTACCTACTAAGACGCTTTCCAATACCATATG CCCTATATTTTGTTGCTGTAACCACTATTGCGGCCTTTGTAGGACAGAATGTTGTAAGGAAAATAATTAGCATTGTGGGCAGAGCATCTGTCATTATCTTTGTATTGGCCTTCACAATCTTTGTGAGCGCCCTCTCATTAG GTGGTGTTGGCATATTAGACACGATTAAAAAAGTCGAGGAAGGGCAGCATATAGGATTCGACAACATCTGTGCATACAATTCTTAA
- the LOC107821677 gene encoding sulfite exporter TauE/SafE family protein 3 isoform X3 gives MHYHHVWPELQVGWRVIVGSIIGFFAAALGSAGGVGGGGIFVPMLTLIIGFDPKTSTAISKCMITGAAGATVYYNLKLRHPTMDMSIIDYNLALLFQPMLLLGISIGVVLNVLFAEWMLTVLLIILFIVASTKAFSKGVETWKRETIIKEEVAGRLASGGADGEEVIYKLLPEGPDNRSRVEKKVYKASEMPIIDNVYWKDITTLIAVWVVILVLHISKNYSSTCSVAYWILNLLQVPVAVGAAVYQAVCLYNGSRVIMSSRDAVIIWKVHQLILCCCCGILAGIVGGLLGLGGGFILGPLLLEQGIPPQVSSATATFVMTFSSSMSVIQYYLLRRFPIPYALYFVAVTTIAAFVGQNVVRKIISIVGRASVIIFVLAFTIFVSALSLGGVGILDTIKKVEEGQHIGFDNICAYNS, from the exons ATGCATTACCATCATGTTTGGCCA GAACTGCAAGTTGGGTGGAGAGTAATTGTTGGTTCAATAATTGGATTCTTCGCTGCTGCTTTAGGGAGTGCAGGAGGAGTAGGGGGAGGTGGTATCTTTGTTCCCATGCTTACTTTAATTATCGGATTTGATCCAAAGACATCAACTGCAATATCGAAAT GTATGATCACTGGTGCAGCGGGTGCAACTGTCTACTACAACTTAAAGCTGCGGCATCCAACAATGGACATGTCTATTATTGATTACAATCTAGCTCTTCTTTTCCAACCAATGTTGTTGCTAGGTATCAGTATCGGAGTTGTTCTAAACGTACTTTTTGCAGAGTGGATGCTTACAGTCTTATTGATCATCCTTTTCATAG TGGCATCAACTAAGGCATTTTCCAAAGGTGTTGAGACGTGGAAAAGAGAAACGATAATAAAGGAG GAAGTTGCTGGACGCTTGGCATCTGGTG GTGCTGATGGTGAGGAAGTAATATACAAACTTCTACCTGAGGGTCCAGATAATCGATCTAGAGTTGAAAAAAAAGTTTATAAGGCATCAGAG ATGCCAATTATTGACAATGTATACTGGAAGGATATCACCACACTTATTGCTGTCTGGGTCGTTATCCTTGTTCTGCATATATCCAAG AATTATTCATCAACTTGTTCCGTGGCATATTGGATCTTAAACCTCTTACAG GTTCCTGTTGCTGTAGGAGCTGCTGTATATCAAGCAGTTTGCTTGTACAATGGATCAAGGGTTATCATGTCAAGCAGAGATGCCGTAATAATCTGGAAAGTGCATCAGTTGATTCTTTGCTGTTGCTGTGGCATTTTGGCTGGTATAGTTGGTGGATTGCTTGGTCTTGGTGGAGGATTCATTTTGGGACCATTGCTTCTAGAGCAAGGCATTCCTCCCCAG GTATCAAGTGCCACTGCAACCTTTGTTATGACATTTTCCTCCTCCATGTCCGTCATACAATATTACCTACTAAGACGCTTTCCAATACCATATG CCCTATATTTTGTTGCTGTAACCACTATTGCGGCCTTTGTAGGACAGAATGTTGTAAGGAAAATAATTAGCATTGTGGGCAGAGCATCTGTCATTATCTTTGTATTGGCCTTCACAATCTTTGTGAGCGCCCTCTCATTAG GTGGTGTTGGCATATTAGACACGATTAAAAAAGTCGAGGAAGGGCAGCATATAGGATTCGACAACATCTGTGCATACAATTCTTAA
- the LOC107821677 gene encoding sulfite exporter TauE/SafE family protein 3 isoform X4 — MHYHHVWPELQVGWRVIVGSIIGFFAAALGSAGGVGGGGIFVPMLTLIIGFDPKTSTAISKCMITGAAGATVYYNLKLRHPTMDMSIIDYNLALLFQPMLLLGISIGVVLNVLFAEWMLTVLLIILFIVASTKAFSKGVETWKRETIIKEVFNELKSGADGEEVIYKLLPEGPDNRSRVEKKVYKASEMPIIDNVYWKDITTLIAVWVVILVLHISKNYSSTCSVAYWILNLLQVPVAVGAAVYQAVCLYNGSRVIMSSRDAVIIWKVHQLILCCCCGILAGIVGGLLGLGGGFILGPLLLEQGIPPQVSSATATFVMTFSSSMSVIQYYLLRRFPIPYALYFVAVTTIAAFVGQNVVRKIISIVGRASVIIFVLAFTIFVSALSLGGVGILDTIKKVEEGQHIGFDNICAYNS, encoded by the exons ATGCATTACCATCATGTTTGGCCA GAACTGCAAGTTGGGTGGAGAGTAATTGTTGGTTCAATAATTGGATTCTTCGCTGCTGCTTTAGGGAGTGCAGGAGGAGTAGGGGGAGGTGGTATCTTTGTTCCCATGCTTACTTTAATTATCGGATTTGATCCAAAGACATCAACTGCAATATCGAAAT GTATGATCACTGGTGCAGCGGGTGCAACTGTCTACTACAACTTAAAGCTGCGGCATCCAACAATGGACATGTCTATTATTGATTACAATCTAGCTCTTCTTTTCCAACCAATGTTGTTGCTAGGTATCAGTATCGGAGTTGTTCTAAACGTACTTTTTGCAGAGTGGATGCTTACAGTCTTATTGATCATCCTTTTCATAG TGGCATCAACTAAGGCATTTTCCAAAGGTGTTGAGACGTGGAAAAGAGAAACGATAATAAAGGAGGTT TTTAATGAACTGAAATCAGGTGCTGATGGTGAGGAAGTAATATACAAACTTCTACCTGAGGGTCCAGATAATCGATCTAGAGTTGAAAAAAAAGTTTATAAGGCATCAGAG ATGCCAATTATTGACAATGTATACTGGAAGGATATCACCACACTTATTGCTGTCTGGGTCGTTATCCTTGTTCTGCATATATCCAAG AATTATTCATCAACTTGTTCCGTGGCATATTGGATCTTAAACCTCTTACAG GTTCCTGTTGCTGTAGGAGCTGCTGTATATCAAGCAGTTTGCTTGTACAATGGATCAAGGGTTATCATGTCAAGCAGAGATGCCGTAATAATCTGGAAAGTGCATCAGTTGATTCTTTGCTGTTGCTGTGGCATTTTGGCTGGTATAGTTGGTGGATTGCTTGGTCTTGGTGGAGGATTCATTTTGGGACCATTGCTTCTAGAGCAAGGCATTCCTCCCCAG GTATCAAGTGCCACTGCAACCTTTGTTATGACATTTTCCTCCTCCATGTCCGTCATACAATATTACCTACTAAGACGCTTTCCAATACCATATG CCCTATATTTTGTTGCTGTAACCACTATTGCGGCCTTTGTAGGACAGAATGTTGTAAGGAAAATAATTAGCATTGTGGGCAGAGCATCTGTCATTATCTTTGTATTGGCCTTCACAATCTTTGTGAGCGCCCTCTCATTAG GTGGTGTTGGCATATTAGACACGATTAAAAAAGTCGAGGAAGGGCAGCATATAGGATTCGACAACATCTGTGCATACAATTCTTAA
- the LOC107821679 gene encoding large ribosomal subunit protein eL37x, producing MGKGTGSFGKRRNKTHTLCVRCGRRSFHLQKSRCSACAYPAARKRTYNWSVKAIRRKTTGTGRMRYLRNVPRRFKTNFREGTEAAPRKKAAVSA from the exons ATG GGGAAGGGGACAGGAAGTTTTGGTAAGAGGAGGAACAAGACACACACACTATGTGTGAGGTGTGGGCGGCGCAGCTTTCATCTTCAGAAGAGCCGTTGCTCTGCTTGTGCTTACCCTGCTGCCCGTAAAAGGACAT ACAACTGGAGTGTGAAGGCAATTCGCAGAAAGACAACTGGGACTGGCCGCATGAGGTACCTTCGTAATGTTCCTCGTAGGTTCAAGACCAATTTTAGAGAAG GTACTGAAGCAGCTCCAAGGAAGAAGGCAGCAGTTTCTGCTTGA